One window of Thermocoleostomius sinensis A174 genomic DNA carries:
- a CDS encoding helix-turn-helix domain-containing protein translates to MREGDNLSVVQTRLLPMGTMELVINLDEDRIPLFDRHSRIQCGSTNGTMICGTHSENFIIRDAGKISVIGVHFKPGGGGAFFELPAGELYNERISVNEIWKTRAAELRDRLVQESAPETRFWVLEQFLMQMLRPINYHPAVNFALQQLQQSANSTIRSITEQTGFSARHFNQLFRDQVGITPKLFCRIQRFQKVLEMLSVKAPVDWLDIAFTCGYFDQAHLIHDFRAFADCTPTEYLDQRGFHRCHVVLSD, encoded by the coding sequence ATGAGGGAAGGCGATAATTTGTCGGTAGTGCAGACCCGGTTGCTGCCAATGGGGACAATGGAATTAGTGATCAATCTGGATGAGGATAGGATTCCACTATTCGATCGTCACAGTCGAATACAGTGTGGTAGTACCAATGGCACAATGATTTGTGGGACACACTCTGAAAACTTTATCATTCGCGACGCTGGCAAAATATCTGTGATAGGTGTGCATTTCAAACCAGGAGGAGGTGGAGCATTCTTTGAGCTACCTGCTGGCGAACTTTATAACGAAAGGATTTCTGTGAACGAGATATGGAAAACTCGTGCCGCAGAGTTGCGAGATCGCCTAGTGCAAGAATCTGCTCCAGAAACTCGCTTCTGGGTGTTGGAACAATTTTTGATGCAGATGTTGCGACCGATTAATTACCATCCTGCTGTCAATTTTGCATTGCAGCAATTGCAGCAATCTGCGAATTCAACCATTCGTTCCATCACTGAACAAACCGGGTTCAGTGCTCGCCATTTCAACCAACTATTTCGAGATCAGGTTGGCATTACACCTAAGCTGTTTTGTCGGATTCAGCGATTTCAGAAAGTTTTGGAGATGCTGTCAGTCAAAGCCCCTGTTGATTGGCTAGATATTGCTTTTACCTGTGGCTATTTTGACCAAGCACACTTAATTCATGACTTTCGAGCATTTGCAGATTGTACGCCAACCGAATATCTAGATCAACGGGGCTTTCACCGCTGTCATGTCGTCCTGTCTGATTAA
- a CDS encoding PIN domain-containing protein encodes MYIVDTDVMIDIQRGYSPALAWFASLPELPSIPGFVVMELIQDAQDKQQVRKVLQLVAPLPIVWTTETDCARALSDFTAYHLSHKVGLIDALLAACAIGRNATLCTFNVKHYRVIPGLRLEQPYSR; translated from the coding sequence ATGTACATAGTCGATACTGATGTCATGATCGACATTCAGCGAGGTTACTCGCCCGCTCTAGCTTGGTTCGCCTCTCTCCCAGAACTTCCAAGCATTCCTGGTTTTGTTGTGATGGAGTTGATTCAAGATGCTCAAGATAAGCAACAGGTGCGTAAGGTTCTACAGCTTGTTGCCCCGTTGCCGATAGTGTGGACTACTGAAACTGACTGCGCCCGTGCCCTCTCTGATTTCACAGCCTATCACCTGTCTCACAAGGTCGGACTGATTGATGCCTTGCTTGCTGCTTGTGCCATTGGACGCAATGCAACTCTCTGTACTTTCAATGTGAAGCACTATCGAGTTATTCCTGGTTTGCGTCTGGAGCAACCCTATAGCCGCTGA
- a CDS encoding ankyrin repeat domain-containing protein yields the protein MAAEWDGITKSEVLRDDEVVIRHALADAAKQYNWKKTLEILDERPDLINVTRPDGQSLYTPLHQAAHGNAPVEVVQKMVGMGAWRTLRNIADERAVDIAKRKGYQGLIQLLEPVYKTHISHTTFQKIQLHFHDIILDRADDWVQKYRLRLPELEPLLEVEQPQMWFPIPDMYGGFSYWLDGEGKNAKLISESWCRVVGGQGSVMRLLVKRES from the coding sequence ATGGCTGCTGAATGGGACGGTATCACTAAATCGGAGGTGCTTCGGGACGATGAAGTTGTGATTCGTCATGCACTTGCAGATGCCGCCAAGCAATATAACTGGAAGAAAACTCTTGAAATTCTTGATGAGCGTCCAGATTTGATCAATGTGACTCGTCCTGATGGGCAATCTCTATACACACCTCTCCATCAAGCTGCACATGGAAACGCGCCAGTAGAAGTGGTACAGAAAATGGTAGGCATGGGAGCATGGCGGACGTTACGGAATATCGCTGATGAAAGAGCGGTAGATATTGCAAAACGAAAAGGCTATCAGGGCTTGATTCAGTTGCTAGAGCCAGTCTACAAAACACATATTTCTCATACAACATTTCAAAAAATTCAACTCCATTTTCACGACATCATTCTCGATCGAGCAGATGATTGGGTTCAAAAATATAGGCTTAGACTTCCGGAGTTAGAACCATTGCTAGAAGTAGAGCAACCTCAAATGTGGTTTCCGATTCCTGACATGTATGGCGGATTTAGTTATTGGCTTGATGGTGAGGGGAAAAATGCAAAGTTGATTTCTGAGAGTTGGTGTCGTGTTGTCGGTGGACAGGGCAGCGTCATGAGATTACTAGTAAAGAGGGAAAGTTAG
- a CDS encoding PAS domain S-box protein codes for MMPSEFFPPDGSHEQSGMFYGHWNHQPQDSCFLNLLHKIREAAPLDSILQAAVIDARQRLQADRVTVFRCRSQMHLDDECVAEAVLPESTPLQTQASLTVPLFYAKQQWGVLCVHQCTRSRQWQPDEVSFVQHVALHLEIAIQQTEGLAQTRQQTQGLLKRYAEQVTDLYNNAPCGYHSIDEEGFFIQINETELTWLGYSRESIIGKVKFSDLLTIESRELFERDFLVFKQRGFVQDLDLEMIRIDGTILPVLLRATAVKDPQGRYLMSRSTVYNMTNRRQAEKEVKQQQWLLRSILDNIPHRVWFKDEVGTYIAINQAHSLAIGLAPEQLIGKTEFEIWSYDEAEVFRQEDLRVMEAGQSIAFEEQVTLPDGTESWFTTIKTPVYNHLGMLIGVTGISMDITDRKRVEQQLQASRIFLDAVLNGTSDPIFVKNEDYCWVQFNDAFCTFMGATREELLGKTDYDLYAPEQADRYRKQDHSVLATGIECITEEAIFNDEETHFIAVKKTYFEDATANKFLVGTIHDITNQKRAEAEIRRQQHLLRAILDNIPHRIWFKDREGKHQVVNQSFSRAVGMEIGAILGNTDRAIWPSVEAETFIQEDQQVMQTEQPVVYEERVPITEGLRWFVTTKAPVYDEAGLVIGTTGISMDITDRKLAELTVQEAKQSLEYRVKERTIELQQTVSQLQQEISDRQKAEQALLLYKYAVNSSSDAIGFATSTGHHFYQNLAFSQLFGCETVEGFNELGGIAVLHTQPEMAQTMFQQMMKGQSWIAETEFQARTGRCFQGLLRIDAIRNQTGEVLGLVVSITDISERKQAEVALIKEREFLKALLNHFEDGIVACDENGILTLFNRATREFHGLPEQALPAEEWANHFDLFREDGITRMQVEEIPLFRAFQGEIVKNVEMMIVPKQGKCRTLLASGQAFFDGQGKKLGAVVVMHDITDRKQAEAALLQSEMQLREKAEREQLLNQLTKQIRSSLDVNRILATAVEMIREFLDIDRCLFIWYRLDEEEPYWEIIQEAKKAEMVSMIGSRISTSENALITQKGIDRELLCVDDITKLVEASEIETCPAQAWVDLSLRHFSLQNYRAILKLPVHTQSGEVGLVSCSHSQPRRWQDSEVELLQAVADSLAIAIDQAELYKQSRLSGEMAQRQAERLEQTLEELQRTQSQMIQSEKMSSLGQLVAGVAHEINNPVNFIYGNLSHANDYTQDLIRLIQLYQQYYPDANVEILQEADAIDLDFLVEDLPKLLSSMRVGAERIQQIVASLRTFSRMDEAEFKAVDLHEGIDSTLMILQNRLKARSVRTPEIEYYRPTIEVIKEYSDLPPVECYAGQLNQVFMNILSNAIDAIEDGIEQLALNTARSKPLATLAAQTEIDTGYSIRICTEALDGDRIVIRIADNGPGMPEAVRQRLFDPFFTTKPVGKGTGMGMSISYQIVTEKHGGTLRCVSAPGQGAEFIIEIPMHQ; via the coding sequence ATGATGCCTTCAGAATTTTTCCCACCGGATGGTTCACACGAGCAATCTGGAATGTTTTATGGTCATTGGAATCATCAACCTCAAGATAGCTGTTTTCTAAATCTACTTCACAAAATTCGCGAGGCGGCACCCCTTGATTCCATTCTGCAAGCCGCAGTTATCGATGCTCGCCAACGTCTGCAAGCCGATCGGGTGACCGTTTTTCGGTGTCGCTCACAGATGCATCTGGACGATGAGTGCGTTGCAGAAGCTGTGCTGCCAGAGTCCACTCCTCTACAGACACAGGCTAGTCTAACCGTTCCCTTGTTCTATGCCAAGCAACAATGGGGCGTGCTTTGTGTCCACCAATGTACTCGATCGCGTCAGTGGCAACCTGACGAAGTCAGTTTCGTTCAGCACGTTGCGTTGCATTTGGAAATTGCCATTCAACAAACCGAGGGCCTCGCACAAACTCGCCAGCAAACGCAAGGCTTACTAAAGCGATACGCTGAACAAGTCACAGATTTATACAATAATGCTCCTTGTGGTTATCACTCGATCGATGAAGAGGGCTTTTTCATTCAAATTAATGAAACTGAATTGACGTGGTTAGGATACAGCCGCGAATCCATCATTGGCAAAGTAAAATTCTCGGACTTATTAACAATCGAAAGTCGTGAACTGTTTGAACGAGATTTTTTAGTCTTTAAGCAGCGCGGTTTTGTTCAAGATCTAGATTTAGAGATGATTCGCATCGATGGCACAATCCTTCCTGTATTACTTCGTGCAACGGCCGTAAAAGATCCGCAAGGACGTTATTTGATGAGCCGATCGACTGTCTATAATATGACCAACCGCAGGCAGGCAGAAAAAGAAGTTAAACAACAACAGTGGTTACTGCGATCAATTCTGGATAATATTCCGCACCGAGTTTGGTTCAAGGATGAAGTTGGAACCTATATAGCCATTAATCAAGCCCATAGCTTAGCAATTGGGCTGGCACCCGAACAATTAATTGGCAAAACAGAATTCGAGATCTGGTCTTATGACGAAGCAGAAGTATTTCGCCAAGAAGATTTGCGCGTGATGGAAGCAGGACAAAGCATTGCATTTGAAGAACAGGTGACGTTGCCAGATGGAACCGAAAGTTGGTTTACCACCATTAAAACACCCGTATACAATCATTTGGGAATGCTGATTGGTGTTACGGGAATTTCAATGGACATAACTGATCGCAAACGGGTTGAACAACAACTGCAAGCATCTCGAATTTTTTTAGATGCCGTACTGAACGGCACATCTGATCCAATTTTTGTTAAAAATGAAGATTATTGTTGGGTGCAATTTAATGATGCATTTTGTACCTTTATGGGAGCCACGCGAGAAGAACTGCTAGGAAAGACTGATTATGATTTGTATGCACCTGAACAAGCCGATCGCTATCGAAAACAAGATCATAGTGTATTAGCAACAGGTATTGAATGTATTACTGAAGAAGCAATTTTCAATGATGAAGAAACCCATTTTATCGCTGTTAAAAAAACCTATTTTGAGGATGCTACGGCCAATAAGTTTTTGGTAGGTACAATACATGACATCACTAATCAAAAGCGGGCAGAAGCCGAAATTCGCCGTCAACAACATTTGCTACGAGCCATTCTTGATAACATTCCTCATCGCATTTGGTTTAAAGATCGAGAAGGTAAACATCAGGTAGTGAATCAGTCCTTTAGCCGTGCTGTTGGTATGGAGATAGGTGCAATTTTAGGCAACACCGATCGAGCCATTTGGCCATCAGTCGAAGCAGAAACATTTATCCAAGAAGATCAACAGGTTATGCAAACAGAGCAACCTGTTGTATATGAAGAACGAGTTCCCATTACTGAAGGACTCCGCTGGTTTGTCACAACCAAAGCACCTGTATATGATGAAGCCGGATTGGTAATTGGAACGACAGGAATTTCAATGGATATTACCGATCGTAAACTTGCTGAATTGACAGTGCAGGAAGCAAAACAAAGTTTAGAATACCGAGTTAAAGAACGCACCATTGAGTTGCAGCAAACCGTATCTCAGTTACAACAGGAAATTAGCGATCGCCAGAAAGCAGAACAAGCCTTGTTGCTCTATAAGTATGCAGTGAATAGTTCCAGTGATGCCATTGGCTTTGCAACCTCAACTGGTCATCACTTTTATCAAAATCTTGCTTTCTCTCAACTATTTGGGTGTGAGACCGTAGAAGGGTTCAATGAACTGGGTGGTATCGCTGTCTTACACACCCAACCTGAGATGGCACAAACAATGTTTCAGCAGATGATGAAGGGGCAATCGTGGATTGCAGAGACCGAGTTTCAAGCGCGTACAGGTCGTTGCTTTCAGGGATTGCTGCGTATCGATGCAATTCGCAATCAAACAGGTGAAGTTTTAGGACTGGTGGTATCCATTACAGACATTAGCGAGCGCAAACAAGCCGAAGTGGCGCTTATAAAAGAACGAGAATTTTTGAAAGCGTTGTTAAATCACTTTGAAGATGGCATTGTGGCGTGTGATGAAAATGGCATCTTAACGCTCTTTAACCGAGCCACACGCGAGTTTCATGGATTGCCAGAGCAAGCACTACCAGCCGAAGAATGGGCGAACCATTTCGACTTATTTCGTGAAGATGGCATCACGCGAATGCAGGTTGAGGAGATTCCTTTGTTCCGCGCGTTTCAGGGTGAAATTGTTAAAAACGTGGAAATGATGATTGTGCCGAAACAGGGCAAATGCCGAACGCTGCTAGCCAGTGGACAAGCATTTTTTGACGGGCAGGGGAAGAAGCTAGGAGCAGTTGTAGTGATGCACGATATTACCGATCGCAAACAAGCCGAAGCGGCGCTACTGCAATCGGAAATGCAGCTACGAGAAAAGGCTGAGCGAGAGCAATTGCTTAACCAACTGACAAAACAAATTCGGAGTTCGCTCGATGTAAATCGAATTTTGGCAACAGCCGTAGAAATGATTCGAGAGTTTTTAGATATCGATCGTTGTCTATTTATTTGGTATCGTTTAGATGAAGAAGAACCCTATTGGGAAATCATTCAAGAAGCTAAGAAAGCAGAAATGGTGAGCATGATTGGCTCACGTATTTCTACAAGCGAAAACGCTTTGATTACTCAAAAAGGAATCGATCGAGAATTACTATGTGTTGATGATATTACTAAATTAGTGGAAGCAAGTGAAATAGAAACATGTCCAGCACAAGCCTGGGTGGATTTATCCCTTCGACATTTTTCTTTGCAAAACTATCGGGCAATCTTAAAGCTCCCAGTTCACACCCAATCAGGAGAGGTAGGCTTGGTTAGTTGTTCTCATTCACAACCTCGTCGGTGGCAGGACAGTGAAGTTGAATTGTTGCAAGCGGTAGCCGATAGTTTAGCCATCGCAATCGATCAAGCAGAACTGTATAAACAGAGTCGTTTGTCTGGGGAAATGGCGCAACGGCAAGCTGAGCGCCTTGAACAAACGCTGGAAGAATTGCAACGTACTCAGTCTCAAATGATACAGAGTGAGAAAATGTCAAGTTTGGGGCAATTGGTGGCAGGGGTGGCGCACGAAATTAATAATCCGGTTAATTTTATTTACGGAAACCTCAGCCACGCGAATGACTATACACAGGATTTAATTCGATTAATTCAACTCTATCAACAATACTACCCCGACGCCAATGTTGAAATTCTGCAAGAAGCGGATGCGATCGATCTGGATTTTCTGGTTGAAGATTTGCCCAAGCTGCTGTCTTCGATGAGAGTAGGAGCTGAACGCATTCAACAAATTGTGGCGTCATTACGAACCTTTTCTCGAATGGATGAAGCCGAATTCAAAGCGGTTGATTTGCACGAAGGCATCGACAGCACGCTGATGATTTTACAAAATCGCCTCAAAGCACGTTCAGTACGAACACCCGAGATAGAATACTATCGCCCAACGATTGAAGTGATCAAAGAATATAGTGATTTACCCCCTGTGGAATGCTATGCTGGACAACTCAATCAAGTATTCATGAATATTTTGAGTAACGCCATTGATGCGATCGAAGATGGAATAGAACAATTAGCTTTGAATACTGCTAGGTCAAAGCCTTTGGCTACACTAGCTGCTCAGACTGAGATTGACACTGGCTACTCCATTCGGATTTGTACGGAAGCGTTAGATGGCGATCGCATCGTGATTCGGATTGCGGACAATGGCCCTGGAATGCCAGAAGCGGTCAGGCAGCGATTGTTTGACCCCTTTTTCACGACAAAGCCTGTTGGTAAAGGCACAGGAATGGGCATGTCGATTAGCTATCAAATTGTCACAGAAAAACATGGGGGAACGTTAAGGTGTGTCTCTGCACCTGGACAAGGCGCAGAGTTTATTATTGAAATTCCTATGCATCAGTGA
- the arr gene encoding NAD(+)--rifampin ADP-ribosyltransferase — translation MATNDLSSQQFYYGTKANLNPGDLIESCNSLATYVYLTPTLDAAIWEAELASGEGHGRVYIVEPIGSIEDAPELTDQKAPKHLSRLYRSREPLRVIGEVTKWTLYHGTRADLKSGDLIEPGYHSNYGQRKKATYVYLAATLDAAIWGAELALGEGRERIYIVEPIGSIEDDPNVTDKKFPGNPTKSYRSREPLRVTGEVIDWQGHSPEALKTMKDNLERLKQLGIEATED, via the coding sequence ATGGCAACCAACGACCTAAGTTCGCAGCAGTTCTACTACGGCACAAAAGCAAACCTGAATCCAGGAGATCTGATCGAGTCCTGCAATTCCCTGGCAACCTATGTCTACCTCACTCCGACTTTGGATGCAGCCATCTGGGAGGCTGAACTGGCGAGCGGCGAAGGTCACGGCAGAGTCTACATTGTAGAGCCGATCGGTTCAATTGAAGATGCCCCCGAACTGACGGATCAGAAGGCTCCGAAGCACCTGTCGAGGTTATACCGCTCGCGGGAGCCGTTGCGGGTCATCGGTGAGGTAACAAAGTGGACTCTTTATCATGGCACACGGGCAGACCTGAAATCGGGGGATTTGATCGAACCTGGCTATCACTCTAACTACGGTCAGCGGAAGAAGGCGACCTACGTTTATCTGGCTGCCACCCTGGATGCGGCAATCTGGGGTGCAGAACTAGCCCTCGGCGAAGGACGCGAAAGGATCTACATCGTGGAACCGATTGGTTCGATCGAGGATGACCCCAATGTGACGGACAAGAAATTCCCCGGTAATCCAACAAAATCATACCGCTCGCGGGAGCCACTGCGGGTCACGGGCGAGGTCATAGATTGGCAGGGACACTCCCCAGAAGCACTCAAGACCATGAAAGACAACCTTGAGCGACTGAAGCAACTGGGCATCGAGGCGACCGAAGACTGA
- a CDS encoding DNA polymerase III subunit gamma/tau, which translates to MPYEPLHHKYRPQTFAELVGQEAVATTLTNALRQQRIAPAYLFTGARGTGKTSSARILAKSLNCLNSPIPTETPCGVCEACRMIANSSALDVIEIDAASNTGVDNIRELIERSQFAPVQCRYKVYVVDECHMLSTAAFNALLKTLEEPPDRVVFVLATTDPQRVLPTIISRCQRFDFRRIPLEAMVQHLRKIANAEGINITPEALLLVAQISQGGLRDAQSLLDQLSLLEGQITAERVWDLVGAVPERDLLALVQAIGQDDATTVLDRARRLMDRGREPLIVLQNLASFYRDLLIAKTSPDRHDLVAITAPTWADMVELVQDLSLSAILQGQQYLRESEVQVKNTTQPRLWLEVTLMGLLPSALASISLSPASPSKTGDRIPDVNPGADRTTRSARSTPPPTANKTRTVANTPPLPVEPPAADRRSTQFAPSQPVQPTPPVSEPLPPSVEPVVEAEPVEAIEATDAGTSESAVDLEQIWQEIIAQIRFRGTQVLLQQQGHLLAFDGQEARIGFKSQPLFQMGKKQLPSIEAAFEAVYQQKVRVSLEITSVPDAEPGTLSDGSTTTNGSATSAPPPRRITKNPSTPRSTQTTHESSPTYPPSASIPPASDSSVPSIEEPVSPIWDNNADEVKDAARSMAQFFNGEIVNLDDEISETMPIASTEQALTVGGGEDSEASSEIDTDIDGDPDADVPF; encoded by the coding sequence ATGCCCTACGAGCCGCTCCATCACAAATATCGCCCCCAAACTTTCGCTGAACTGGTGGGGCAAGAAGCCGTGGCCACTACGCTGACCAATGCCCTGCGCCAACAGCGAATTGCACCTGCTTACCTCTTCACCGGGGCCAGAGGAACGGGCAAAACCTCCAGCGCCCGCATTTTGGCTAAATCGCTCAATTGTTTGAATAGCCCAATCCCAACTGAAACGCCCTGTGGGGTCTGCGAAGCCTGCCGCATGATTGCCAATAGCTCGGCGCTGGATGTGATTGAAATTGATGCCGCTAGCAATACGGGCGTGGACAATATTCGAGAGTTGATTGAACGATCGCAGTTTGCCCCGGTTCAGTGCCGCTATAAGGTCTATGTAGTGGATGAATGCCACATGCTCAGCACTGCCGCATTCAATGCCTTGCTTAAAACCCTAGAAGAACCGCCCGATCGCGTTGTTTTTGTGCTAGCCACCACTGATCCCCAGCGAGTCTTACCTACAATTATTTCGCGCTGTCAGCGGTTCGACTTCCGGCGGATTCCCCTCGAAGCAATGGTGCAGCATTTGAGAAAAATTGCCAATGCAGAGGGGATCAATATTACCCCAGAGGCCCTCTTGTTAGTGGCGCAAATTTCACAAGGCGGGCTGCGCGATGCTCAAAGCTTGCTCGATCAACTGAGCCTATTAGAAGGACAGATTACCGCTGAACGAGTGTGGGATTTGGTCGGAGCCGTGCCAGAGCGAGACTTGCTGGCTTTAGTACAGGCGATCGGACAGGATGACGCCACCACAGTACTCGATCGGGCCCGACGCTTGATGGATCGAGGGCGCGAACCGTTGATTGTACTGCAAAATTTGGCTAGCTTCTATCGAGATTTGTTGATTGCCAAAACCAGTCCCGATCGCCATGATCTAGTAGCGATTACGGCACCCACCTGGGCAGATATGGTAGAACTAGTGCAAGATCTCAGCCTCAGCGCCATCTTGCAAGGGCAACAATATTTGCGAGAAAGCGAAGTACAGGTGAAAAATACCACCCAACCGCGATTATGGTTGGAAGTAACCTTAATGGGACTCTTGCCTTCCGCTCTTGCGAGTATCTCTCTATCCCCTGCATCCCCATCGAAAACTGGCGATCGCATTCCAGATGTTAATCCTGGAGCCGACCGAACCACTCGTTCTGCGCGTTCGACCCCCCCACCCACCGCCAACAAAACCAGGACAGTTGCCAATACTCCTCCACTGCCAGTCGAGCCGCCAGCCGCAGACCGTCGATCGACTCAGTTTGCACCGAGTCAGCCTGTCCAGCCCACACCCCCTGTTTCAGAACCGCTACCGCCCTCTGTTGAACCTGTGGTTGAAGCAGAACCCGTAGAGGCGATCGAAGCGACCGACGCAGGCACATCCGAAAGTGCTGTGGATTTAGAACAAATTTGGCAGGAGATCATTGCCCAAATACGGTTTCGTGGCACGCAAGTATTGCTGCAACAGCAGGGACATTTACTGGCTTTTGATGGACAAGAAGCCCGCATTGGCTTTAAGTCGCAGCCGTTGTTTCAAATGGGCAAAAAACAATTACCTAGCATTGAAGCTGCCTTTGAAGCGGTGTATCAGCAGAAAGTGCGCGTCTCTCTCGAAATTACCAGCGTCCCTGATGCAGAACCTGGCACTCTGTCAGATGGGTCTACAACCACAAATGGGTCTGCGACCAGTGCCCCGCCCCCGCGTCGGATCACAAAAAATCCCTCAACTCCACGATCGACCCAAACCACTCACGAATCTTCACCCACCTACCCACCGTCTGCTTCCATCCCCCCAGCTTCCGATTCTTCTGTCCCTTCTATCGAGGAACCTGTCTCCCCAATTTGGGACAACAATGCTGATGAGGTAAAAGACGCCGCCCGCAGTATGGCGCAATTCTTTAATGGTGAAATTGTTAACCTGGATGACGAAATTTCTGAAACTATGCCAATTGCTTCTACAGAGCAAGCCCTTACAGTGGGAGGTGGTGAAGACAGTGAAGCCTCCAGCGAGATAGATACTGATATAGACGGCGATCCAGATGCAGACGTACCGTTTTAA
- a CDS encoding Cif family virulence factor, giving the protein MTFEELQSKLEDINHLVATFQTSVALEKYYAEDIVMIEGDGTVTTGKEACRQGRAVFFNEMLVEFRESKLISQDIAVSADHTYDFVVVSNWYNDFTIRYGDQTIDNKSNQLSIGYWKDGLVVKESYNYPVISMQPTV; this is encoded by the coding sequence ATGACTTTCGAAGAACTGCAATCCAAGCTAGAAGACATTAACCACCTAGTTGCAACCTTTCAAACCTCGGTTGCATTGGAAAAATACTATGCCGAAGATATTGTGATGATTGAAGGTGACGGTACAGTCACTACAGGAAAAGAAGCCTGTCGCCAAGGGAGAGCCGTTTTTTTTAACGAGATGCTGGTTGAGTTTAGAGAGTCTAAGCTGATCAGTCAAGATATTGCAGTCTCAGCCGATCACACCTATGACTTCGTTGTAGTTTCCAATTGGTATAACGATTTCACGATCAGATATGGTGATCAAACCATTGACAACAAAAGCAATCAACTTTCGATTGGCTATTGGAAAGATGGTTTAGTTGTCAAAGAGAGTTATAACTATCCCGTGATTTCAATGCAGCCAACAGTATGA